From the genome of Bacteroides sp. MSB163, one region includes:
- a CDS encoding polysaccharide deacetylase family protein, with amino-acid sequence MFIEQPPEFVRKLYPGAIWRMDPNEKSVYLTFDDGPIPEVTPWVLELLDKHDIKATFFMVGDNIRKHPDVFQMVVDGGHRIGNHTFNHIRGFEYLSDNYLANTDKANELMKTDLFRPPHGHMRWGQYFTLKRHYKIVMWDLVTRDYSKKLRGPQVLANVMRYARNGSIITFHDSLKSWNNGNLQYALPRALDFLEEEGYEFKLL; translated from the coding sequence GTGTTTATAGAACAGCCTCCCGAGTTTGTCCGAAAGCTATATCCCGGTGCCATCTGGCGAATGGATCCGAACGAGAAATCCGTCTACCTGACTTTTGATGATGGTCCCATCCCCGAAGTAACCCCATGGGTACTTGAATTATTGGATAAACATGACATCAAAGCCACCTTCTTCATGGTGGGAGACAATATACGCAAGCATCCCGACGTATTCCAAATGGTAGTAGATGGCGGCCACCGCATCGGCAACCATACGTTCAATCATATTCGCGGGTTCGAATATCTGTCCGACAATTATCTTGCCAATACGGACAAGGCGAATGAACTGATGAAAACAGATCTCTTCCGTCCACCGCACGGTCACATGCGCTGGGGACAGTATTTCACTTTGAAACGGCATTATAAGATAGTGATGTGGGATTTGGTGACGCGTGACTACAGTAAGAAACTGCGTGGGCCGCAAGTACTTGCCAATGTGATGAGGTATGCACGGAACGGGTCTATTATCACTTTCCACGACTCGCTAAAGTCCTGGAATAACGGCAACCTACAATATGCACTGCCGCGGGCATTGGATTTTTTGGAAGAGGAGGGATACGAGTTTAAACTATTGTAA